In one window of Tumebacillus algifaecis DNA:
- a CDS encoding cytochrome C assembly family protein produces the protein MPKSLLMYDLMVFIYAAVVVLYFFDFLAHRRTLNRIAFGLLAAVWGLQTSFFLTRMTEVGYVPLVTSFETTLFFSWLLISFSLVINYFYKIDLFAFFTNVIGFAMVVFDLFTRDGAARVGENLQGDLLVLHITLSFLSYAAFSISFIFSTMYLIQSKMLKEKRWNNLFRRMPALDQLDAFTYRLIVVGFPLLLVGMILGVNWYYVKFGTILILDAKPIVSVILLGLYVAWLYLRNASGWSGRKLAWWNVCSFGLVIINYLFVGTYFSDFHSW, from the coding sequence ATGCCAAAAAGTCTGTTGATGTATGATCTGATGGTCTTTATTTACGCGGCTGTCGTCGTGTTGTATTTTTTTGATTTTCTCGCACATCGTCGGACGCTCAACCGCATCGCGTTTGGTCTGTTGGCGGCTGTGTGGGGGTTGCAAACTTCGTTTTTCTTGACCAGAATGACGGAGGTAGGCTATGTGCCTTTGGTGACATCTTTTGAGACGACCTTGTTCTTTTCATGGCTGTTGATCTCGTTTTCGCTTGTCATCAACTATTTTTATAAAATTGATCTATTCGCATTTTTTACAAATGTCATCGGTTTTGCGATGGTCGTTTTCGATCTCTTCACCAGAGACGGTGCGGCGCGAGTCGGGGAAAACTTGCAAGGGGATCTGCTCGTCTTGCATATCACGCTCTCCTTCTTGAGCTACGCGGCTTTTTCCATCTCGTTCATCTTCTCGACGATGTATTTGATTCAGTCGAAAATGCTCAAAGAAAAACGCTGGAACAACCTGTTTCGCCGGATGCCTGCACTCGACCAATTGGATGCGTTTACGTACCGTTTGATCGTCGTCGGGTTCCCATTGCTTTTGGTGGGGATGATCCTCGGGGTCAACTGGTACTATGTTAAATTTGGCACGATCTTGATCCTTGACGCCAAGCCGATCGTCTCGGTCATTCTGCTGGGGCTATACGTCGCATGGCTCTACCTGCGCAACGCGAGCGGTTGGTCGGGACGCAAATTGGCATGGTGGAACGTCTGCTCCTTCGGACTTGTCATCATCAACTACCTATTCGTCGGCACCTATTTTTCCGACTTTCACAGCTGGTAG
- a CDS encoding precorrin-2 dehydrogenase/sirohydrochlorin ferrochelatase family protein, which produces MSRMYGAFIQLTGRRCLVVGGGPVAERKITGLLDSEAEVTMIAPRATSSLVKMAENGTIRWEARPFQAGDTAPFFLIIAATASREVNAQVFAEGETHGRLVNVVNDPKLGNFTVPALLRRGSLTVGISTSGAAPVVAKKLREDLEAYWGPGIELFVEWVSEARRRIAAEVPEEAQRTELLRRLTNSELLQLLREGRQLEAEQLLKRIMGGRGG; this is translated from the coding sequence ATGAGTCGGATGTATGGAGCCTTTATACAGCTTACGGGACGCAGGTGTCTCGTGGTCGGAGGTGGCCCGGTGGCGGAGCGCAAGATCACCGGGCTGCTCGATTCTGAGGCCGAGGTGACGATGATCGCGCCGCGTGCGACCTCTTCTTTAGTGAAAATGGCGGAGAATGGTACAATAAGATGGGAGGCTCGTCCGTTTCAAGCGGGTGATACTGCTCCGTTCTTCCTGATCATCGCTGCAACCGCTTCGCGAGAGGTGAACGCCCAGGTGTTCGCAGAAGGGGAGACGCATGGTCGGCTGGTCAATGTGGTCAACGACCCGAAACTCGGCAATTTTACCGTTCCGGCATTGCTCAGGCGCGGGTCGCTAACGGTAGGAATTTCGACTTCGGGAGCTGCACCGGTCGTCGCCAAGAAGCTGCGCGAGGATCTGGAAGCGTATTGGGGGCCGGGGATTGAGCTGTTTGTGGAGTGGGTGTCGGAGGCCCGCAGGCGCATCGCGGCAGAAGTGCCGGAGGAAGCGCAGCGGACCGAACTGTTGCGAAGATTGACCAATTCAGAACTGTTGCAACTGCTGCGCGAAGGCAGACAGCTGGAAGCTGAGCAGTTGCTGAAACGCATAATGGGGGGACGCGGAGGATGA
- the hemC gene encoding hydroxymethylbilane synthase encodes MKRIVVGTRKSPLALTQTEMVMAKLQEHHTGLEIGMEKIVTKGDRILDVTLSKVGGKGLFIKEIEQAMYEKKIDFAVHSLKDMPTEMPEGLMLAAITEREDPRDVVITRNGSTFADLPIGARVGTSSLRRAAQLLNARPDIEIVSVRGNINTRIAKLEELQLDAIVLAAAGLERMGWAEKISERLSTELCIPAVGQGALAIQCRSEDEEIREILSVLDDVNTRRTVTAERTVLGRLNGGCQIPIGAFAELEGGELKLTGIVGSADGLTLLKETATGTDPMALGHAVAERLIEKGAGEILAKVREEISQ; translated from the coding sequence ATGAAGCGTATTGTAGTCGGGACTCGAAAAAGTCCGCTGGCGCTGACCCAGACCGAAATGGTGATGGCCAAGTTGCAGGAGCATCACACAGGTCTTGAGATCGGCATGGAAAAGATCGTGACCAAAGGGGACCGCATTCTCGATGTCACACTGTCCAAAGTGGGCGGCAAAGGGCTGTTCATTAAAGAGATCGAGCAGGCGATGTATGAAAAGAAGATCGACTTTGCCGTGCATTCGCTCAAAGACATGCCGACCGAGATGCCGGAAGGGTTGATGCTCGCTGCGATCACCGAGCGCGAAGACCCGCGCGATGTGGTGATCACCAGAAACGGCAGCACATTTGCCGACCTGCCGATCGGGGCGCGCGTGGGGACTTCGTCTTTGCGCCGTGCAGCCCAACTGCTCAATGCCCGTCCGGACATCGAAATCGTCTCGGTGCGCGGGAACATCAACACCCGCATTGCGAAATTGGAAGAGCTTCAGCTCGATGCGATCGTGCTGGCGGCGGCCGGGCTCGAACGAATGGGCTGGGCGGAGAAAATTTCGGAGCGTTTATCGACCGAACTGTGCATCCCGGCAGTAGGACAAGGGGCGCTGGCGATTCAGTGCCGTTCGGAAGATGAGGAGATTCGCGAGATTCTGTCCGTGCTGGACGATGTGAACACCCGCCGCACCGTCACGGCTGAGCGCACTGTGCTCGGACGTCTCAACGGCGGCTGCCAGATTCCGATCGGCGCTTTTGCAGAGCTAGAAGGCGGCGAGTTGAAACTGACCGGAATCGTTGGCTCAGCCGACGGCTTGACCCTGCTCAAAGAAACGGCGACTGGCACCGATCCGATGGCGCTTGGTCATGCGGTTGCAGAGCGCTTGATCGAAAAAGGGGCTGGCGAGATTTTGGCGAAAGTGCGCGAGGAAATCTCGCAGTGA
- a CDS encoding uroporphyrinogen-III synthase: MSGLIAQPLDGKRIVVTRSRSQASELSRMIEQLGGTAFEFPVIHTDWPEDLGPLDKALTKLGEYDWIILTSVTGVEKFFARMKQLKQELRPDAHTRFAAVGSKTGAALEKQGVTVAVTAEEFVAEGLLRALEEQVGPGDKLLFPRANIARKMMPDALRAKGCEVTEVDAYQTLAVTDEVETLLRLLQDQEIHAVTFTSSSTVNNFLAALKGQDVRPLLAGVVLAAIGPITKQTAEGHGLTIDVMADTYTIPGLVEALGRFFATSR, translated from the coding sequence GTGAGTGGATTGATCGCACAGCCTTTGGACGGCAAGCGCATCGTCGTCACGCGCTCCCGCAGTCAGGCGAGCGAGTTGAGCCGGATGATCGAGCAACTGGGAGGCACCGCCTTCGAGTTCCCGGTGATCCACACCGACTGGCCGGAGGACCTGGGGCCGCTCGATAAGGCGCTGACCAAGCTTGGCGAGTACGACTGGATCATTCTGACCAGCGTGACGGGTGTTGAAAAGTTTTTTGCGCGCATGAAACAATTGAAGCAGGAATTGCGACCCGATGCACACACCCGTTTTGCTGCTGTCGGTAGCAAAACGGGTGCCGCGCTTGAAAAGCAAGGTGTGACAGTCGCAGTCACAGCTGAGGAATTTGTTGCTGAAGGGCTGTTGCGCGCACTTGAAGAGCAGGTGGGGCCTGGTGACAAACTGTTGTTTCCACGGGCCAACATCGCTCGCAAAATGATGCCCGATGCCCTGCGTGCCAAAGGGTGTGAAGTGACGGAGGTCGATGCGTATCAGACGCTTGCCGTCACCGATGAAGTCGAGACTTTGCTTCGGTTGTTGCAGGATCAGGAGATTCACGCGGTCACTTTCACATCGTCCTCAACGGTGAACAACTTTCTTGCCGCGCTGAAAGGGCAGGACGTTCGGCCACTGCTCGCTGGCGTCGTGCTGGCAGCGATTGGACCGATAACGAAACAGACGGCAGAAGGACACGGGTTGACGATCGATGTGATGGCCGATACATATACGATTCCAGGGCTGGTCGAGGCGCTTGGCCGCTTTTTTGCAACCAGTCGGTAG